Proteins co-encoded in one Prunus persica cultivar Lovell chromosome G6, Prunus_persica_NCBIv2, whole genome shotgun sequence genomic window:
- the LOC109949460 gene encoding G-type lectin S-receptor-like serine/threonine-protein kinase LECRK3, translating to MAYVPAALLLLSALIVLINDNIIVKAARNESHVIKLGSSLSPDSNLSSWLSPSGRFAFGFYRQGSGFTVGIWLVNDLNQTEQSIVVWTARRDDPLVSSNSTLRLTGDGLLLQTEQGEQVPIASNFSTTASSAAMLDYGNFVVYDNRSKVIWQSFDSPTDTILGGQNLTAGTYLVSSVSASNHFSGRFSLQMQSDGNLVSYPVNISNTPENAYWSSGTVGSAQLLSLNASGFLVLIPETAHPLATGSYHAHDDGTIIHRATLDADGIFRLYLHNYSVMSPSSRVSIVWSNLHNQCEVKGFCGLNRYCAVLEKTNKTECQCYPGFVINPVDMFPGCYQNASDDGCTGNEDPRLRYKVASVHNISWPIDHPYSVVPLKNPQVCSDSCLEDCSCKAALYTNGNCNKYKLPLRSGIRSPDTTGFIKVDATHNLQFHNPMATRNSTLVKYETKNSHGLIVILAVSLGSIACVCFSFAVSSFIIYMHRLQRYKKLLDHTKVGLAEELFSLQSFSYTELENATHGFKEELGRGTFGAVYKGTLSTSNKIVAVKRLEKVVEEGVREFKAEITTIGRTHHRNLVQLLGFCIEGSQKLLVYEYMSSGSLAHLLFNKAATVRPSWRERVGIVLDVAKGVLYLHEECGVHIIHCNLKPQNILLDHSWTAKISDFGLARLLVPNDQTKIAAGVEQRSGYLAPEWQKNALISVKSDIYSFGIVLLETVCCRKNIELKVSVPDEMILSSWAYKCFKAGKLYELVEDDEQNVDLKTLERMVKVGLWCVQDDPALRPLMKNVILMLEGTTDIPVPPSPELPQAC from the coding sequence ATGGCTTATGTACCGGCAGCTCTGCTCTTACTCTCTGCTTTAATTGTCTTGATCAATGATAATATTATTGTAAAGGCTGCGAGAAATGAGTCCCATGTCATCAAATTGGGTTCCTCTCTATCCCCGGATTCTAACCTGAGTTCATGGCTCTCACCTTCTGGCCGGTTTGCCTTTGGTTTCTATCGACAAGGCAGCGGCTTCACTGTTGGGATATGGCTTGTTAATGACCTTAATCAGACTGAGCAAAGCATAGTCGTCTGGACTGCACGGCGAGATGATCCGCTTGTCTCCTCCAACTCTACGCTACGGCTAACGGGAGACGGTCTGCTTCTTCAAACTGAGCAAGGTGAACAAGTACCCATTGCCAGTAATTTTTCAACAACAGCAAGTTCAGCTGCTATGCTTGATTATGGAAACTTTGTAGTCTATGATAATCGTTCTAAGGTTATCTGGCAGAGCTTTGATTCCCCAACTGATACCATACTGGGGGGTCAAAATCTGACTGCTGGCACATATTTGGTATCTAGTGTGTCTGCATCCAACCACTTTAGCGGACGATTTTCGCTGCAGATGCAGAGTGATGGAAACCTCGTTTCTTACCCGGTAAATATCTCCAACACTCCCGAAAATGCTTATTGGTCTTCCGGCACTGTTGGTTCCGCGCAACTGCTCAGTCTGAACGCATCAGGTTTTCTCGTTTTGATTCCTGAAACTGCACATCCCTTGGCCACTGGCTCATACCATGCCCATGATGACGGAACTATTATCCACCGTGCAACGCTGGATGCCGATGGGATTTTCAGATTGTACTTGCACAATTACTCTGTGATGAGCCCCAGCTCAAGGGTGTCGATTGTTTGGTCCAATTTGCATAACCAGTGTGAAGTCAAAGGTTTCTGTGGCTTAAACAGGTATTGTGCAGTCCTGGAAAAGACGAACAAAACTGAGTGTCAATGTTATCCCGGTTTTGTAATCAACCCCGTTGATATGTTTCCAGGCTGCTATCAGAATGCTAGTGACGATGGCTGCACTGGCAATGAAGACCCACGGCTGCGGTACAAGGTAGCTTCTGTCCACAATATATCATGGCCCATTGACCATCCTTATTCAGTGGTGCCATTGAAGAACCCGCAAGTTTGTAGCGACTCTTGCCTGGAAGACTGTAGTTGTAAGGCAGCGCTATATACTAATGGCAATTGCAACAAATACAAGCTACCACTTAGATCTGGTATAAGAAGCCCAGATACAACAGGATTCATCAAGGTAGATGCAACACACAATCTGCAGTTTCACAATCCAATGGCTACCAGAAATTCGACATTGGTGAAATACGAAACCAAGAATAGTCATGGCTTGATTGTAATTCTTGCTGTGAGTCTGGGTTCCATTGCATGCGTATGTTTTTCCTTTGCAGTCTCCAGTTTCATCATATACATGCACCGACTTCAGAGGTACAAGAAGCTGTTGGATCATACCAAAGTGGGATTGGCTGAAGAATTGTTCAGTTTACAATCGTTTTCTTACACAGAGCTTGAAAACGCAACTCATGGCTTCAAGGAAGAGTTAGGAAGGGGCACTTTTGGAGCTGTTTACAAAGGAACTCTGTCAACTAGCAACAAAATTGTTGCTGTTAAAAGGCTCGAGAAAGTTGTGGAAGAAGGAGTGAGGGAATTCAAAGCTGAAATCACTACTATTGGACGAACTCATCACAGAAACTTGGTTCAGTTGCTTGGTTTCTGTATCGAAGGCTCCCAAAAGCTTCTTGTATATGAATACATGAGCAGTGGCTCGCTTGCACATCTTCTTTTTAATAAGGCCGCGACCGTGCGCCCTTCCTGGAGAGAAAGGGTAGGAATTGTGTTGGATGTGGCTAAAGGGGTGCTCTATTTACACGAAGAGTGCGGTGTGCATATTATACACTGCAATTTGAAACCCCAAAACATACTTCTGGATCACTCTTGGACTGCCAAGATCTCCGATTTCGGTTTGGCGAGGCTGTTAGTGCCAAACGATCAAACAAAAATAGCTGCCGGAGTCGAACAGAGAAGCGGTTACTTGGCACCTGAATGGCAGAAGAACGCCCTGATATCAGTAAAATCAGACATCTATAGTTTTGGTATTGTGCTTTTGGAGACTGTATGCTGCAGAAAAAACATAGAGTTAAAAGTTTCAGTTCCAGATGAGATGATTCTTTCTAGTTGGGCATATAAATGCTTTAAGGCCGGAAAATTATACGAGCTTGTAGAAGATGACGAACAAAATGTGGATTTGAAGACACTAGAAAGAATGGTAAAAGTGGGGCTGTGGTGTGTTCAGGACGACCCAGCTCTGCGTCCCCTCATGAAGAACGTAATCTTGATGTTGGAAGGGACAACGGATATACCAGTCCCTCCATCTCCAGAGCTTCCCCAAGCCTGTTGA
- the LOC109949526 gene encoding G-type lectin S-receptor-like serine/threonine-protein kinase LECRK2 produces MPYQFKLRSENNPRFSYLSMASSIRIVAFLLSVFSLGGEGARQNNSTQLISPGSSLSPISSPSSWLSPSGHFAFGFYKKGAGFAIGIWLVGTDKQTIVWTENRDDLPVTSNAILRLTSDGKLVLSDRERQKNLIVTTGTNSPTDSAASSASMLDSGNFVLYNGRRDVIWESFNHPTDTILGGQILPVGGSLISSLSENDHSTGRFHLNMQADGNLVLYSANSENSSADAYWSSGTYLQRQLQLYLNATGRLVLINSTSWEESYVLDYDESSKTNYKNGTIYRATLDVDGNFRLYSHESDVSTGKFQPSLILWQALDDPCDVKGFCGLNSYCTFYDNQPNCLCLPGTDYADSDRRIVGCLRNYTKVECNDGKENTSSYHMITMENMVLEDIVYYEARMPTVKECSRSCLEDCNCGAAVFYSGSNVCAKQNLPLRYVRRDPKESSTAVFKIGNIISGSIGNNHNNTNPAIPLNPNTTVVTTTDKKLIKQILVLTLALILFSCAALAVSGFYISKIRLLRYKRLTEINGDLGLADEELTLRAFSYNELRRATNGFKEELGKGSFGAVYKGALNKGKKIIAVKRLEKLVEEGEREFRAEMQAIGRTHHKNLVRLLGYSAEDSKRLLVYEYMSNGSLADLLFRNEWKPTWSERVTIALDVARGLLYLHEECKAPIIHCDIKPQNILMDEFWNAKISDFGLAKLLMPDQTRTFTGVRGTRGYLAPEWQKNTPISVKADVYSYGIVLLEIVCCRRNMDVNVRAEEIILSTWVYKCFVGRELHKLVGGQEVDKKTLENMVKVGLWCIQDEPALRPSMKSVVLMLQGITDIAIPPCPTATSM; encoded by the coding sequence ATGCCCTATCAATTCAAATTAAGGAGTGAAAATAATCCCAGATTTTCATATCTGAGTATGGCTTCCAGTATTCGGATTGTTGCCTTTCTCCTTTCTGTATTTTCTCTAGGAGGTGAAGGAGCTCGACAAAATAATTCTACCCAACTAATAAGCCCAGGCTCTTCACTTTCTCCCATAAGTAGCCCAAGCTCATGGCTTTCTCCTTCTGGCCATTTTGCATTTGGGTTTTATAAAAAAGGAGCAGGATTTGCAATCGGAATTTGGCTGGTGGGAACAGACAAGCAAACAATTGTCTGGACAGAAAATCGCGACGATCTCCCAGTCACCTCAAATGCAATTCTGCGGTTAACAAGTGACGGCAAGCTTGTTCTAAGTGATAGAGAACGACAAAAGAACCTCATCGTCACTACAGGTACTAATTCACCAACGGACTCTGCAGCTTCCTCTGCCTCCATGCTCGACTCTGGAAATTTTGTTCTGTATAACGGAAGACGCGATGTCATCTGGGAGAGCTTTAATCATCCTACTGATACGATCCTTGGAGGTCAGATTCTGCCTGTTGGGGGTTCACTCATCTCCAGTCTTTCGGAAAATGACCACTCAACAGGACGGTTCCACCTCAACATGCAGGCTGATGGAAACCTGGTTCTATACTCGGCAAACAGCGAAAACTCGTCTGCAGATGCCTATTGGAGCTCTGGAACCTATCTCCAACGTCAGCTTCAACTTTATCTTAACGCTACAGGTCGTCTAGTTCTCATCAACAGCACTAGTTGGGAAGAATCCTATGTTTTAGATTATGATGAATCGTCCAAAACCAACTACAAAAACGGTACCATATATCGTGCGACGCTTGACGTAGATGGAAATTTTCGGTTGTATTCTCATGAATCTGATGTGAGTACTGGAAAATTCCAGCCATCCCTTATTCTGTGGCAAGCACTGGATGATCCTTGCGATGTTAAAGGCTTCTGTGGCCTTAACAGCTACTGCACATTTTATGACAATCAACCAAACTGTCTTTGCCTTCCTGGAACAGATTACGCTGACTCCGACCGAAGGATCGTCGGTTGCTTGAGAAACTATACTAAAGTAGAGTGTAATGATGGGAAAGAAAATACATCAAGTTATCACATGATCACCATGGAGAATATGGTATTGGAAGATATAGTTTACTATGAAGCACGAATGCCGACCGTGAAAGAATGCAGCAGGTCTTGTCTGGAAGACTGCAACTGCGGGGCAGCTGTGTTCTACAGTGGGAGTAATGTTTGTGCCAAACAAAACTTACCACTCAGATATGTCCGAAGGGATCCCAAGGAGTCCAGCACAGCTGTCTTCAAGATCGGCAACATAATAAGTGGTTCCATTGGCAACAACCACAACAATACTAATCCAGCCATCCCGCTGAATCCAAATACCACGGTCGTTACTACCACAGACAAGAAGTTGATAAAGCAAATTCTTGTTTTAACTTTAGCTCTCATCCTATTCTCCTGTGCGGCCCTTGCAGTTTCTGGATTTTACATTTCCAAAATCCGACTTCTGCGGTACAAAAGGCTGACGGAGATTAATGGTGATTTGGGGTTGGCTGATGAGGAACTTACTTTGAGAGCTTTTTCATACAATGAGCTGAGAAGAGCGACCAATGGGTTCAAAGAAGAATTGGGAAAGGGCTCGTTTGGAGCAGTTTACAAAGGGGCtttaaacaaaggaaaaaaaatcattgcaGTGAAAAGATTAGAGAAGCTAGTCGAAGAAGGTGAGAGGGAGTTTCGTGCGGAGATGCAAGCAATCGGAAGAACTCACCACAAGAACTTAGTTCGATTGCTTGGTTACTCTGCCGAGGACTCAAAAAGACTCCTCGTGTATGAATATATGAGCAATGGCTCCCTTGCAGATCTCCTTTTCAGGAATGAATGGAAACCTACTTGGAGTGAAAGAGTGACAATTGCACTCGATGTCGCAAGAGGTCTCCTCTATCTACATGAAGAGTGTAAGGCCCCTATCATCCATTGCGACATAAAGCCTCAAAACATTCTGATGGATGAATTCTGGAATGCTAAAATCTCTGACTTTGGACTTGCAAAATTGTTGATGCCGGATCAAACGAGGACTTTCACAGGGGTCAGAGGCACAAGAGGGTACTTGGCACCAGAATGGCAAAAGAACACTCCAATCTCAGTGAAGGCAGATGTTTATAGTTACGGAATAGTGCTTCTCGAAATTGTATGTTGCAGGCGGAACATGGACGTCAATGTTAGAGCAGAGGAGATAATTCTATCTACTTGGGTCTACAAGTGCTTTGTTGGTAGAGAGCTGCATAAGCTCGTGGGTGGTCAAGAGGTCGATAAAAAGACGTTGGAGAACATGGTTAAGGTGGGACTATGGTGTATACAAGATGAACCAGCTCTGCGTCCTTCAATGAAGTCTGTTGTGTTGATGTTACAAGGTATTACTGATATAGCTATTCCTCCATGTCCAACTGCTACCTCCATGTAA
- the LOC109949678 gene encoding uncharacterized protein LOC109949678, producing MAVQAQYPSNILFLNRNSQEGHDYSLQAQPGGYLDQSHMLFNNGGGAVNNTINQRKRGRETSAATEISPSILPFSLQQQSQPPPPQLIDLSQLYSNNHDHNNPNVVSTGLRLSFGWLRVGTCTRVWLREGWVTGEGWLKGGVE from the exons ATGGCAGTTCAAGCTCAATACCCTTCAAATATCCTCTTTCTAAACAG AAACTCACAAGAAGGGCATGATTATTCCTTACAAGCACAGCCAGGAGGATATCTTGATCAATCCCACATGCTATTCAAcaatggaggaggag CAGTCAATAATACTATCAATCAGCgcaaaagaggaagagaaactTCAGCTGCCACTGAAATCTCACCTTCAATCCTTCCTTTCTCTCTGCAACAACAATCccaacctcctcctcctcagcTCATCGACCTCTCCCAACTTTACAGCAACAACCACGACCACAACAATCCCAATGTGGTCTCCACGGGCCTCCGTTTATCCTTTGGATGGTTGAGGGTAGGTACATGTACAAGAGTATGGCTGAGGGAAGGATGGGTGACGGGAGAGGGGTGGCTGAAAGGTGGGGTTGAGTAG